A single Pygocentrus nattereri isolate fPygNat1 chromosome 28, fPygNat1.pri, whole genome shotgun sequence DNA region contains:
- the tmem9 gene encoding transmembrane protein 9 — translation MTMLAGTRGIQAAVLFLMALVFCEAVSYAHAIKSSEDVRCKCICPPYRNISGHIYNRNASQKDCNCLHVVEPMPVPGHDVEAYCLLCECKYEERSSNTIKVTIIIYLSVVGSLLLYMLFLLLVDPLIRRHDPYTQPLQNEEDSEDVRPHPSGPPGRGNTVLERVEGAQQRWKKQVQEQRKTVFDRHKLLS, via the exons ATGACAATGTTGGCCGGTACTCGAGGGATCCAGGCCGCAGtgctgtttttaatggctttggTTTTCTGCGAGGCGGTGTCTTACGCACATGCTATTAAA AGCTCTGAAGATGTGCGTTGCAAGTGCATCTGCCCTCCGTACCGTAATATAAGCGGCCATATCTACAATAGGAATGCATCCCAAAAGGACTG TAACTGTTTGCATGTAGTGGAGCCCATGCCAGTCCCTGGTCATGACGTGGAGGCTTATTGTCTACTTTGTGAGTGCAAGTATGAGGAACGTAGCAGCAACACCATTAAG GTGACCATAATCATCTACCTGTCTGTGGTTGGCTCTCTTCTACTGTATatgctgtttttgcttttggTGGATCCACTGATTCGCAGACATGATCCCTACACACAGCCACTGCAGAATGAAGAGGACTCTGAG GACGTGAGACCTCATCCAAGTGGCCCTCCAGGTCGAGGGAACACTGTGCTGGAGCGGGTGGAGGGGGCTCAACAGCGCTGGAAGAAACAGGTTCAGGAGCAGCGCAAGACTGTGTTTGACCGCCACAAGCTGCTGAGCTAA
- the suv39h1b gene encoding histone-lysine N-methyltransferase SUV39H1b produces MAENLKDCKVACLATFSQLESICREEGVICRDLGITKNNLCHFEVEYLCSYKRNVIKVGKTQEVQEFYLVKWKGYPESMNTWEPRKNLKCTDLLSYFWEDMMQELLRRKKRTVPKTLDASIVSHVIQRAKLRQTLKQWETHMNGLGTHKGCIYVENLVDMEGPPKNFTYINDYKVGDGISLNEVAVGCECTDCLNNPVEGCCAGASQHKFAYNDSGQVRIRPGLPIYECNKRCCCGPECSNRVVQKGIQYSLCIFRTDNGRGWGVRTMERIRKNTFVMEYVGEIITTEEAERRGHIYDKEGATYLFDLDYVDDEYTVDAAHYGNISHFVNHSCDPNLQVYNVFIDNLDERLPRIAFFATRSIKSGEELTFDYKMQIDPVDAESTKMDSNFSLTGLPGSPKKRTRIECKCGVATCRKYLF; encoded by the exons ATGGCGGAAAATTTGAAAG ATTGCAAAGTAGCATGTCTTGCTACTTTCAGCCAGCTGGAGTCCATTTGCAGAGAGGAGGGAGTCATCTGCAGAGACCTGGGGATCACCAAGAACAACTTGTGTCATTTTGAAGTGGAATACCTTTGTAGCTACAAGCGTAACGTTATCAAAGTTGGGAAAACACAAGAAGTGCAG GAGTTTTACTTGGTGAAATGGAAAGGCTACCCAGAGTCAATGAACACGTGGGAGCCACGAAAGAACCTCAAGTGTACAGATCTACTCAGCTATTTCTGGGAGGATATGATGCAAGAGCTCTTGAGACGAAAGAAACGCACTGTCCCCAAGACACTGGATGCTTCCATTGTCTCCCATGTCATCCAGCGGGCAAAGCTCAGGCAGACCCTTAAACAGTGGGAGACTCACATGAACGGTCTGGGTACCCACAAAGGCTGTATTTATGTTGAAAACTTGGTAGATATGGAGGGCCCACCGAAGAACTTCACATACATTAATGACTATAAGGTGGGTGATGGGATCTCTCTGAACGAAGTGGCTGTTGGTTGTGAATGTACAGACTGTCTGAACAATCCCGTGGAGGGTTGCTGTGCTGGAGCCTCACAGCACAAGTTTGCGTACAATGATTCTGGACAAGTGCGCATTCGACCAGGGCTGCCCATATACGAGTGCAACAAGCGGTGCTGCTGCGGGCCTGAGTGCTCCAACAGAGTGGTACAGAAGGgtattcagtattcactatGCATTTTTAGGACAGACAATGGCAGAGGCTGGGGGGTGCGGACCATGGAGCGCATCCGTAAGAACACCTTTGTTATGGAGTATGTAGGTGAG ATCATCACGACAGAGGAAGCAGAGAGGAGAGGTCACATCTATGATAAAGAGGGAGCCACCTACCTGTTTGACCTGGATTATGTTGATGACGAGTACACAGTGGATGCTGCTCACTACGGCAACATTTCCCACTTTGTCAATCACAGT TGTGATCCAAACCTCCAGGTGTATAATGTGTTCATAGATAACCTGGATGAGAGGCTACCTCGGATAGCTTTCTTTGCCACTCGCTCTATCAAGTCAGGGGAGGAGCTTACCTTTGACTACAAAATGCAGA TTGATCCTGTAGACGCAGAGAGCACAAAGATGGACTCTAATTTCAGTTTGACAGGACTCCCAGGTTCTCCTAAGAAGCGCACACGTATAGAGTGCAAATGTGGAGTGGCAACATGTCGGAAATATCTCTTTTAG